The following is a genomic window from Streptomyces lincolnensis.
CCGCTGGTATCACGCGGGCGAGGGGGCGTACGAGGAGTTCGCCGAGCGGTACGAGGCAGAGCTGGACGCACCTGAGGCGTCGGAACAACTGGACCACGTGCGGGAGTTGGCGCGGGCCGGTGACGTGACCCTGCTGACCGCGTCGAAGACGCCGGAGCAGAGTCACGCCACCGTGCTGGTCCGCCTCCTCAACGGCTGAGCCTGCTCGGCGGTCAGCAGTCAGCGATCAGCCGGTCTGCCGTGCCGCCGCCCGGCCCGCCGCCCGCCCGGAGAAGAGGCAGCCGCCCAGGAAGGTGCCCTCCAGCGCGTTGTAGCCGTGGACGCCACCGCCGCCGAAGCCGGCGACCTCACCCGCGGCGTAGAGACCGTCGAGCGGCTCGCCGTCGGTGCCGAGGGCGCGGGAGTCGAGGTCGGTCTGGATCCCGCCGAGGGTCTTGCGGGTCAGGGTGTGCAGCTTGACGCCGATCAGGGGCCCGGCCGCCGGGTCGAGGATGCGGTGCGGGGTGGCGACCCGGCCGAGGCGGTCGCCGATATAGCGGCGGGCGTTGCGGATGCCCTGCACCTGGGCGTCCTTGCTGTAGGCGTTGGCGATCTGGAGGTCGCGGGCCTCGATCTGGCGCCGGATCCCGGCCGCGTCGAGCAGCGCCTTGTCGGTCAGCTCGTTCATCTTGTCCACGAGTTGCTCCAGGTTCGGCGCGGTCACGAAGTCCGCGCCCTTGCGCAGGAACGCGTCGACCGGGCCTGGCGCGCCCTTGCCGAGGATGCGCTCCTTCAGGAACCCGGCGCGGTCCTTGGCGGTGATGTCGGGGTTCTGCTCGGAGCCGGAGAGGGCGAACTCCTTCTCGATGATCTTCTGGGTGAGGATGAACCAGGAGTGGTCGTGGTCCGCGATGTCCTCGGTGGTGCGCAGGTACTTGAGGGTGCTGAGGGTGTCGTAGCCGGGCAGGCAGGGTTCGGGCAGGCGGCGGCCGAGGGCGTCGAACCACATCGAGGACGGGCCGGGCAGGATGCGGATGCCGTGGCCGGGCCAGATGGGGTCCCAGTTCTGGATGCCCTCGGTGTAGTGCCACATGCGGTCACGGTTGACCAGGCGCACACCGGCCTGCGCGCTGATGTCGAGCATCCGGCCGTCGACGTAGGCGGGGACACCGGTGACCATCTCGGCGGGCGGGGTGCCGAGGCGTTCGGGCCAGTAGCGGCGGACGATCTCGTGGTTGGCGCCGATTCCGCCGGTGGTGACGATCACGGCCTTGGCGGTGAGCTCGAAGTCGCCGACGCGGTCGCGGTTGGAGGCGACACCTCGGGGCGAGCGGTCCTCGGCCAGGACGGTGCCGCGCACTCCGCGCGCCGCTCCCTCCTCGACGACCAGTTCGTCGACCCGGTGGCGGTGGTGGAAGGTGAGCAGTCCGTCGCGCGAGGCCTGCTTGGCGTACTCGACGAAGGGCTCCACGACGCCGGTGCCGGTGCCCCAGGCGACGTGGAAGCGGGGCACGGAGTTGCCGTGGCCGTGGGCGCTCAGGTCACCGCGCTCGGCCCAGCCGACGGTGGGCAGGAACTTGATGCCGTGCCCCTCCAGCCAGGACCGCTTCTCCCCGGCCGCGAACTCGACGTAGGCGCGCGCCCAGCGCACCGCCCAGGAGTCCTCGTCGTCGGTCCGGTCGAATTGCGCACTGCCCTGCCAGTCGTTCCAGGCCAGGTCGAAGGAGTCCTTGATGCCGAGGCGGCGCTGCTCCGGGGAGTCGACGAGGAACAGCCCGCCGAAGGACCAGAAGGCCTGCCCGCCGAGGTTGGCGGCGTTCTCCTGGTCCACCAGCGCGACCCGGCGGCCCCTGCTGGTCAGCTCGTGTGCGGCGACCAGACCCGCGAGCCCGGCTCCGACGACGATGACGTCGGCATCCATGGCGACCGTCCCTTCCTCATACGGTTGTGTCGCTGCCGTCGGTGAGCAGCGCGGTGAGCAGTTGTTTGAGCCAGCCGCGGGCACGGTCGACGTCCCCGTCCAGCAGCAGTTGGACGGTGACCCCGTCGTAGGCGGCGACCACCGCGTGGGCGACCCCGTCGACGGAGCCGAGCACCGCGGGCAGCCAGGCGGAGCCCTCCGCCCGGTCCAGCCATTGCGCGACCGCCTGCCGCAGCCGCGCCCGGTGTTCGAGCAGGGTCCGCGCGACCTCGGGCGCACGGGCGGCGTGCACCAGGAAGTCGGTCTTCACCAGGAGCCAGTCCCGGTCCAGGAGCAGCACCTCGGTGACCCGGTCCACGGCGGCCGGCACGTCCAGTCCCGGCCCCTCGACGGCGAGCGCCCCGGCGACCTGTTCGGCGATCAGGTCGGCCCGTTGCCGGTACAGGGCGAAGAACAGCTCGTCCAGGCTGCCGAAGTTCGAGTAGAAGGCGCCCCGGCTGTAGCCGGCGGCCTCGCAGACCTCCTCGATGGAGACCCGCCCGAACCCCTTGGCGGCGAAGACCGCGAAGGCGGCGTCCAGGAGGTTGGCCCGCGTACGGACACGTCGTTTGGTGACGCGCCTGGTCGTCTCCTCCACCGCCATCTCCGGGCCTCCGTTCGATACAGGAATGTATCCGATACGGAGATGTATCGAAAGCGGTTCGAGGCGCTCAAGAGAGGCACCAGAGCCCGGTCCGGAATTCATGGGAACAGACATTCGAATACGGGGTACGCTGGAACCATGAGCACGCATCTCCAGGCCTCCCTCTTCGACCAGACCGACCGGCTCCGGCTCGGCCCCCTCGACGGGATCCACCGGACCGTGCTCGGATCCGGCGCCTGGATCGACGTACTGCCGGGCTGGCTGAGCGGCTCGGACGCCCTGTTCGAACAGCTGGCGACTCAAGTGCCGTGGCGGGCGGAGCGCCGCACGATGTACGACCACGTCGTCGACGTCCCGCGGCTGCTGGCGTTCTACGGCGCCGGCGACGCCCTGCCGCACCCCCTGCTGGACCGGGCTCGCGAGGCGCTGTCCGCGCACTACGCCGAGGAGCTGGGCGAACCGTTCACGACGGCCGGGTTGTGCTACTACCGCGACGGCCGGGACAGCGTGGCCTGGCACGGCGACCGGACCGGGCGGGGCGCCCGCGAGGACACCATGGTCGCGATCGTCTCCGTGGGCGCGCCCCGGGACCTGGCGCTACGGCCGGTACGCGGCGGCGACACCGTCCGACGGCCGCTGGGGCACGGGGACCTGATCGTGATGGGCGGCTCCTGTCAGCGGACCTGGGAGCACTCCGTGCCCAAGAGCACACGGGCCACGGGACCGCGCATCAGCATCCAGTTCCGTCCGCACGGCGTGCGGTGAGACCTCGGGCGGCGTGCGCCGGGGCGGAGAGGCGGCCGCTCCGGACGTGCGCGGGGGCTGCCTCCGGCGGACGGTGCCGGAGGCAGCCTCGTTACCGACGCCACCCCGCCCGCTGCCTGTTCGGCGGGTGAGCGGACCCGACGGCTCCACCCGCCTCCTGGTCTGCTTTGCTGGATCCGTCGGGCGGGGAACTCACGGTTCGGGGCGATCATGCGGGCAGACGTTCAGCACGTGGCCGACGGCACCTATCTGGTGCACGGCAGCAACACCAACTGGGTGATCCTCACCGAAGGGGACGCCCTGACGCTGATCGACACCGGCTACCCCGGGGACCGCGCCCAACTGCTCTCCTCCCTGGCGGAGGTGGGCGGTTCACCCGAGGCCGTCGAGGCCGTACTCATCACCCACGCCCACAACGACCACCTGGGCTCCGCCGAGTACCTGCGCGCCGGCTACGGCATGCCCGTCCACCTGCACGAGGCCGAAGTCCCGCACGCCCGGCGGGACTTCCTGAACCAGGTGAGTGTCGCAACGGTGCTGAAGAACGGCTGGCGGCCCGGCGTCCTGCCGTGGGCCGTGCACGCGATCCGCTCGGGCGGCACCGCCCATGTGCCGGTCGCCTCGCCGCAGCCGTTCCCGACGGCGGGCCCGCTGGACCTGCCCGGCAGACCCGTGCCGGTGCACACCCCCGGCCACACCGACGGGCACAGCGCCTTCCACCTCCCCGAGCGCGGGGTGGTGGTCTCGGGCGACGCCCTGGTCAGCGGCCACCCCACCTCCCGGGCCGCGGGACCGCAGCTGCTGCCGGACATGTTCCACCACGAGCGGTCCCGCGCCGTGGCCTCCCTGGCCGCGTTCGAAAAGCTGG
Proteins encoded in this region:
- a CDS encoding DUF488 domain-containing protein gives rise to the protein MSIRVRRVYDPPEPGDGVRVLVDRLWPRGLSKDAARVDEWPKALTPSTELRRWYHAGEGAYEEFAERYEAELDAPEASEQLDHVRELARAGDVTLLTASKTPEQSHATVLVRLLNG
- a CDS encoding FAD-binding dehydrogenase, which translates into the protein MDADVIVVGAGLAGLVAAHELTSRGRRVALVDQENAANLGGQAFWSFGGLFLVDSPEQRRLGIKDSFDLAWNDWQGSAQFDRTDDEDSWAVRWARAYVEFAAGEKRSWLEGHGIKFLPTVGWAERGDLSAHGHGNSVPRFHVAWGTGTGVVEPFVEYAKQASRDGLLTFHHRHRVDELVVEEGAARGVRGTVLAEDRSPRGVASNRDRVGDFELTAKAVIVTTGGIGANHEIVRRYWPERLGTPPAEMVTGVPAYVDGRMLDISAQAGVRLVNRDRMWHYTEGIQNWDPIWPGHGIRILPGPSSMWFDALGRRLPEPCLPGYDTLSTLKYLRTTEDIADHDHSWFILTQKIIEKEFALSGSEQNPDITAKDRAGFLKERILGKGAPGPVDAFLRKGADFVTAPNLEQLVDKMNELTDKALLDAAGIRRQIEARDLQIANAYSKDAQVQGIRNARRYIGDRLGRVATPHRILDPAAGPLIGVKLHTLTRKTLGGIQTDLDSRALGTDGEPLDGLYAAGEVAGFGGGGVHGYNALEGTFLGGCLFSGRAAGRAAARQTG
- a CDS encoding TetR/AcrR family transcriptional regulator is translated as MAVEETTRRVTKRRVRTRANLLDAAFAVFAAKGFGRVSIEEVCEAAGYSRGAFYSNFGSLDELFFALYRQRADLIAEQVAGALAVEGPGLDVPAAVDRVTEVLLLDRDWLLVKTDFLVHAARAPEVARTLLEHRARLRQAVAQWLDRAEGSAWLPAVLGSVDGVAHAVVAAYDGVTVQLLLDGDVDRARGWLKQLLTALLTDGSDTTV
- a CDS encoding alpha-ketoglutarate-dependent dioxygenase AlkB — encoded protein: MSTHLQASLFDQTDRLRLGPLDGIHRTVLGSGAWIDVLPGWLSGSDALFEQLATQVPWRAERRTMYDHVVDVPRLLAFYGAGDALPHPLLDRAREALSAHYAEELGEPFTTAGLCYYRDGRDSVAWHGDRTGRGAREDTMVAIVSVGAPRDLALRPVRGGDTVRRPLGHGDLIVMGGSCQRTWEHSVPKSTRATGPRISIQFRPHGVR
- a CDS encoding MBL fold metallo-hydrolase, which produces MRADVQHVADGTYLVHGSNTNWVILTEGDALTLIDTGYPGDRAQLLSSLAEVGGSPEAVEAVLITHAHNDHLGSAEYLRAGYGMPVHLHEAEVPHARRDFLNQVSVATVLKNGWRPGVLPWAVHAIRSGGTAHVPVASPQPFPTAGPLDLPGRPVPVHTPGHTDGHSAFHLPERGVVVSGDALVSGHPTSRAAGPQLLPDMFHHERSRAVASLAAFEKLDGDLLAPGHGPVHRGPVREAALQAREKAL